From the Polaribacter tangerinus genome, the window ATTGGGCTTTGGTTAAAAAAGCTCCCAAAAAAGTAACAGATACTATTGAAAATTTTTTAAAAAAAGACACGAAAAAAAATAAGTCTTTTGTTTACAAAAAAGAAATTGAAGGAAGTAAAAAAGCCATACTTCATTATAAAATTGAAAAAAAATTAGATAACTACTCCTTACTCCAAATAAATCTAGAAACTGGCAGGCACCATCAAATTAGAACACAGCTAGCACACATTGGATGTCCTATAAAAGGTGATTTAAAGTATGGTTTTTCGAGATCTAACAAAGATGGAAGTATTAGTTTACATGCCAGAAAAATTGAGTTTATACACCCAGTTTCTAAAGAAAATATTACTATTACTGCTCCAACTCCCAAAGATGTAATTTGGGACGCCTGTACAAAATAGGCATAAATTCCAATCTTTCAATTGCATGATAAACTCAAATTGAGTTTATAAAAGACAAATAAGGAATTAAAAAAGAGCAACTGACAGTTGCTCTTTTTTAATTCATGATATTTATGTGCTGTTAAGCTCTTAAATACCTTATTGTTTCATAATCTATTATTCGATCACAATCTTTTTCATTGCCACTCCGTTCTCGGTATTTACGTTCACTAAGTACACTCCGGCTGCAACGTTTCTTAATGGTAAACGTACTTCGCTCTCCGAAG encodes:
- a CDS encoding RluA family pseudouridine synthase; the protein is MKSNKDNLQVLFEDNHILIVNKRAGDITQGDKTGDKPLNDVVKEYIKEKYQKPGNVFIGTVHRLDRPTSGIVIFARTSKSLERLNKMFREKAIRKTYWALVKKAPKKVTDTIENFLKKDTKKNKSFVYKKEIEGSKKAILHYKIEKKLDNYSLLQINLETGRHHQIRTQLAHIGCPIKGDLKYGFSRSNKDGSISLHARKIEFIHPVSKENITITAPTPKDVIWDACTK